One genomic region from Granulicatella adiacens ATCC 49175 encodes:
- a CDS encoding PTS fructose transporter subunit IIC produces MSKENSVFKELQKAFNSGVSYMLPAVVVGGIFLAFSLATGEATETGMSVTNPFMKNLLDLGLAGFGMMIPILSGYIAYSIAGKPALAPGMILGYVANNPIGEGQVKTGFLGAMILGVAVGYFVQWFKKFKVPNTIRTIMPILIIPIVTVFVLGMIYIYVIAVPIGIAMTWLVSTLKDLQGGSAILLGVIIGAMTAIDMGGPINKTATAFTLALMAEGVYAPNGAHRIAVAIPPLAMALSTFIDRKKYTAEDKDLGMSAFFMGLIGITEGAIPFAVKDVKRVLPAIIVGSAVGGALGMINNVEALVPHGGLIILPVVNGKLWYVLAMLIGTLVSVAMLHFTKPDLDESLLK; encoded by the coding sequence ATGAGTAAAGAAAACAGTGTTTTTAAAGAACTTCAAAAAGCATTTAATTCAGGCGTTTCGTATATGTTACCTGCAGTAGTAGTTGGTGGTATTTTTCTTGCATTCTCTTTAGCAACTGGTGAAGCAACTGAAACTGGTATGTCAGTAACGAATCCTTTCATGAAGAATCTGTTGGATTTAGGATTAGCAGGATTTGGTATGATGATTCCTATTTTATCAGGTTATATTGCCTACTCAATCGCTGGAAAACCTGCTTTAGCACCTGGGATGATTCTCGGATATGTTGCTAACAATCCTATAGGAGAAGGACAAGTAAAAACAGGATTTTTAGGTGCTATGATTTTAGGGGTAGCAGTTGGTTATTTTGTTCAATGGTTCAAAAAATTTAAAGTGCCTAATACAATCAGAACAATTATGCCAATCTTGATCATTCCAATTGTTACAGTATTTGTTTTAGGTATGATTTATATCTACGTGATTGCAGTGCCTATTGGAATTGCTATGACTTGGTTAGTTTCTACATTAAAGGATTTACAAGGAGGAAGTGCGATTCTTCTTGGCGTGATTATTGGAGCTATGACAGCTATTGATATGGGAGGACCAATTAATAAAACAGCAACAGCTTTTACTCTAGCGTTAATGGCTGAAGGCGTGTATGCACCAAATGGTGCTCACCGTATTGCTGTGGCGATTCCACCGCTAGCTATGGCACTATCTACTTTTATTGATCGTAAAAAATATACCGCAGAAGATAAGGACTTAGGAATGTCAGCATTCTTCATGGGGTTAATTGGGATTACTGAAGGTGCAATTCCTTTCGCGGTAAAAGATGTAAAACGTGTGTTACCAGCAATTATTGTTGGTAGTGCGGTAGGTGGAGCTTTAGGAATGATTAATAATGTAGAGGCTTTAGTTCCTCATGGTGGATTAATCATTTTACCAGTTGTTAATGGAAAATTATGGTATGTACTCGCGATGTTAATTGGTACGCTAGTATCTGTTGCGATGTTACACTTCACTAAACCAGATTTAGACGAATCGTTATTAAAATAG
- a CDS encoding PTS fructose transporter subunit IIB: MKVVGVTACPTGIAHTYMAQEAIEKECRKRGFEVKVETQGGMGIEQELEQEEIDAADVVILAVAISIEGEERFEEKEELGRVLTVEPGEMIKHPEKYIDEAIKLVE; encoded by the coding sequence ATGAAAGTAGTTGGTGTGACAGCTTGCCCGACAGGCATTGCTCATACTTATATGGCGCAAGAGGCAATTGAAAAAGAGTGCCGGAAAAGAGGGTTTGAGGTTAAGGTTGAGACGCAAGGAGGTATGGGAATAGAACAAGAGTTAGAGCAAGAAGAAATTGATGCGGCGGATGTTGTTATTTTAGCGGTAGCAATTAGTATCGAAGGCGAAGAAAGATTTGAAGAAAAAGAAGAACTAGGAAGAGTGTTAACCGTAGAACCTGGAGAAATGATTAAGCATCCAGAGAAATATATTGATGAAGCCATTAAATTAGTAGAATGA
- a CDS encoding fructose PTS transporter subunit IIA yields the protein MSEVVQQGLIIINQEFKGKEDAIRSLISRALVCGKLNDDNKFYQAVLQREEEVSTAIGYSIAIPHGKSESVLEPFVAFARNVCEFQWGEEDDSKVRLIFMIGVPNESSQLHLKFISQLSKKLLDEEFREKLLMLDSIEEILYQLKTIKL from the coding sequence ATGAGTGAAGTAGTTCAACAGGGATTAATTATTATCAATCAAGAGTTTAAAGGAAAGGAGGATGCAATCCGAAGTTTAATTTCTCGTGCTTTAGTATGTGGGAAACTAAATGACGATAATAAATTTTATCAAGCGGTACTCCAGCGAGAAGAAGAAGTATCAACTGCTATTGGATATTCAATTGCAATTCCTCATGGAAAGTCTGAATCAGTTTTAGAACCATTTGTTGCTTTTGCTCGAAATGTTTGTGAGTTTCAGTGGGGAGAAGAGGATGATTCCAAAGTTCGATTAATATTTATGATTGGTGTACCAAATGAAAGCAGTCAGCTCCATCTTAAGTTTATTTCTCAATTAAGTAAAAAATTGCTGGATGAGGAATTTCGAGAAAAACTATTAATGCTAGATTCAATAGAGGAAATTTTATATCAATTAAAAACAATAAAACTATAG
- a CDS encoding BglG family transcription antiterminator: MLSKRQSRILSLLEESKRYLTAEEIAQSTGVSKRTVHSELKSMEEDLNSIEKILIRKRGIGIAIENKKNLESKTFELNSDKSRLQVIMENLLFGEKIISYNRLSELLFVSKSSISKELEKVQKILGGIDLKSSAKGSYLNGDESQLREAYIRFNHWLFTQCTSNNTYSDWLGKLEEYYSENVVAACKDVLISYLKNNWDFVSEVYVQSLLSSLIVQTYRMYCGEFVKCKPSGIESEEAVNRILNEVSDRLNIDFNEIEKEYFAGKLISFRFEPAASKVIEQQLVHQIVLDMCSVLKLTINNDCGIKAMLENHMFSMLYRLRNHQKIENPFVDQIKEEYGVVFQTIWIVLQKYESLLSVQFNDEEIAYLTIYFQTFIEENRTIKKLLVVCQLGVATSELIIRKLINYLPATTKVERVSKQQFERMKDLEEYSLILTTITLDRAKHNTIKVSPYLTKNELQMIREVLDENESSHQNVQKGISNRYGGIFNQEIDCVKKEWTSKVEIIEAASNVLFKEGFVSEKFKDGILIRENLGGTDLPIGIAIPHGKPQDVYKTTILPVTLKRKIKWDEFYVDIVFFICICEEDRMKTKKIIQNIYSIMEDKELLRRIRNCKSMEEFFITFEKEGDLL; the protein is encoded by the coding sequence ATGCTAAGCAAAAGACAATCCCGAATATTATCATTATTAGAAGAAAGCAAGCGTTACTTAACAGCAGAGGAAATAGCCCAAAGCACTGGCGTTTCAAAGAGAACTGTACATTCAGAATTGAAGTCGATGGAAGAAGACTTAAATTCGATAGAAAAGATATTAATACGTAAACGAGGAATTGGCATTGCCATAGAGAATAAGAAGAATCTTGAGTCAAAAACATTCGAACTTAATTCGGATAAATCAAGATTGCAAGTAATAATGGAAAATTTATTATTTGGTGAAAAAATCATCAGTTACAACCGATTGTCTGAACTCTTATTTGTAAGTAAAAGTTCAATTTCTAAAGAACTTGAGAAGGTTCAGAAAATTTTAGGAGGAATAGATTTAAAAAGTTCTGCAAAAGGGAGTTATTTAAATGGAGATGAAAGCCAATTGAGAGAAGCATATATACGTTTTAATCATTGGTTGTTTACTCAGTGTACGTCTAACAATACTTATTCTGATTGGTTAGGAAAACTAGAAGAATATTATTCAGAAAACGTTGTAGCTGCGTGTAAAGATGTATTGATTAGTTATTTAAAAAATAATTGGGATTTTGTTTCTGAAGTATATGTACAAAGTCTCTTAAGTAGTTTAATTGTACAAACTTATCGAATGTATTGTGGGGAATTTGTAAAGTGTAAACCTTCAGGTATTGAGAGTGAAGAGGCGGTAAATCGCATATTAAATGAAGTGTCAGATCGTTTGAACATAGATTTTAACGAAATTGAAAAAGAATATTTTGCAGGAAAGCTTATCAGTTTCCGCTTTGAACCTGCTGCGAGTAAAGTGATTGAACAGCAGTTAGTACACCAAATAGTACTAGACATGTGTTCAGTATTGAAGCTAACAATAAATAACGATTGTGGAATTAAGGCAATGCTAGAAAATCATATGTTTTCCATGCTTTATCGATTAAGAAATCATCAAAAAATTGAAAATCCTTTTGTGGATCAAATAAAAGAAGAGTATGGTGTGGTTTTCCAAACAATCTGGATAGTACTACAAAAATATGAATCTCTATTAAGTGTTCAGTTTAATGATGAAGAAATTGCTTATTTAACAATTTATTTTCAAACCTTTATAGAGGAAAACAGAACAATCAAAAAGTTGTTGGTAGTTTGTCAATTAGGAGTTGCAACTTCAGAATTGATTATTAGAAAATTGATAAATTATTTACCAGCAACCACCAAAGTTGAGAGAGTTTCAAAACAACAATTTGAAAGAATGAAAGATTTAGAGGAGTATTCGCTTATTCTGACAACCATTACTTTAGATAGAGCCAAACATAATACGATTAAAGTATCACCATATTTAACGAAGAATGAATTGCAAATGATTAGAGAGGTATTGGATGAAAATGAATCGTCACATCAAAATGTTCAAAAAGGCATTTCAAATCGTTATGGAGGGATCTTTAATCAGGAGATAGATTGTGTGAAAAAAGAGTGGACAAGTAAAGTTGAAATTATAGAAGCAGCTTCGAATGTTCTTTTTAAGGAAGGTTTCGTAAGTGAAAAATTTAAAGATGGAATTTTAATTCGTGAAAATTTAGGTGGGACAGATTTGCCTATTGGAATAGCTATACCACATGGAAAACCGCAGGATGTTTATAAAACAACTATTCTTCCTGTCACTTTAAAAAGAAAGATTAAATGGGATGAGTTTTATGTTGATATTGTGTTCTTTATCTGTATCTGTGAGGAAGACAGAATGAAAACGAAAAAGATTATCCAAAATATTTATAGCATTATGGAAGATAAAGAGCTATTAAGAAGGATAAGAAACTGCAAATCAATGGAAGAATTTTTTATTACTTTTGAAAAAGAAGGAGATTTGTTATGA
- a CDS encoding MATE family efflux transporter, with protein MEVEQQLTNKELRKNIFVIVWPVFVEVLLGALFGMVDMMMVGKVPGDTAAAVSAVGMTNQPMFLGLSLIQALNVGGTAIIARYFGAKKYNRMGSILKHVMILAMVFCVTPAAILMLIFAPEILGLMGADENVINVGLNYFRIVTIGFIFQSLSFTVTAALRGIGETKIPMKNNIIANSCNVLGNAILIYGLFGFPALGVTGAAISTALSNLIAMGLNIRYILSGKSVLKLDFKEKFKFNINVMRDLVRIGIPTALEQMALRFGVIMFLKIVSGLGNNVYAAHQIALNVLSLSYSPAQAFGITASSLMGQSLGAKNEKLAERYTKMCQRIGLALAIMMSASIYFGATLLAGMYTDNIEIIQNTVIALSIVAFVQPFQSHQLITSGALRGAGDTVWPLIAIFIGSCVIRLSLGYVFVNFFEWGLAGAWYAVFIDQFIRDMIILLRFRSGRWKNIRIA; from the coding sequence GTGGAAGTAGAGCAACAACTAACCAATAAAGAACTTAGAAAAAATATATTTGTCATTGTATGGCCAGTATTTGTGGAAGTACTTCTTGGAGCGCTTTTTGGAATGGTCGACATGATGATGGTTGGGAAGGTGCCTGGAGACACTGCTGCAGCCGTTTCTGCAGTTGGGATGACAAACCAGCCGATGTTTCTTGGTTTAAGTTTGATTCAAGCGTTGAACGTCGGAGGAACTGCAATTATTGCTAGGTATTTTGGGGCGAAGAAATATAACCGAATGGGAAGTATCTTGAAGCATGTAATGATACTTGCAATGGTGTTTTGTGTGACGCCCGCAGCGATCTTAATGTTGATTTTCGCGCCAGAGATTTTAGGACTGATGGGTGCAGACGAGAACGTTATTAATGTCGGATTGAACTACTTTAGGATTGTTACGATTGGGTTTATTTTTCAATCACTATCGTTCACTGTAACCGCGGCGCTACGAGGAATTGGTGAAACTAAAATTCCAATGAAGAATAACATTATCGCCAACAGTTGTAATGTTCTAGGAAATGCCATTTTGATTTATGGACTGTTTGGATTCCCGGCCTTAGGTGTTACTGGGGCGGCAATCTCTACAGCATTATCTAATCTGATTGCGATGGGATTAAACATCCGTTATATCTTGTCAGGAAAGAGTGTCTTGAAACTGGATTTTAAAGAAAAATTTAAGTTTAACATCAATGTGATGCGCGATTTAGTGCGTATCGGAATCCCGACAGCATTAGAACAAATGGCGCTTCGTTTTGGGGTTATCATGTTTTTGAAGATTGTTTCTGGGTTAGGAAACAATGTATATGCGGCGCACCAAATTGCCCTTAATGTACTTTCTCTATCCTACTCTCCGGCGCAAGCTTTCGGAATTACAGCGTCGTCATTAATGGGACAATCGCTTGGGGCTAAGAATGAAAAATTGGCAGAGCGTTACACAAAAATGTGTCAGCGAATTGGTCTGGCTTTAGCGATTATGATGTCTGCTTCGATTTATTTTGGTGCAACCTTGTTAGCGGGAATGTATACGGATAATATAGAAATTATTCAAAATACAGTGATTGCTTTATCTATTGTTGCATTTGTTCAACCATTCCAAAGTCATCAACTAATTACTTCTGGAGCCTTGCGCGGGGCAGGAGATACAGTGTGGCCACTTATTGCTATTTTTATTGGTTCATGTGTGATTCGATTAAGTTTAGGATATGTATTTGTAAATTTCTTTGAATGGGGACTTGCTGGTGCATGGTATGCAGTATTTATAGATCAATTTATTCGAGATATGATTATTCTACTTCGATTTAGAAGTGGGAGATGGAAAAACATTCGAATTGCATAA
- a CDS encoding HD domain-containing protein, with amino-acid sequence MKQQEQLKRMEQYAKRVLSADTTGHDWSHIKRVVNTAKTIAKAEGADLFICEAAALLHDVIDDKIVKDPIVALKGLKEFLISIEVTPEQVEVIESIITRMSFKNHKEQQELSLEGKVVQDADRLDAIGAIGIARVMCYSGSTGRPIHNPEMKPREELTPEEYRNGESTAIMHFYEKLLKLKDLMNTKYGNELAKGRHEFLETYLEQFYAEWDGKR; translated from the coding sequence ATGAAGCAACAAGAACAATTAAAACGAATGGAACAGTATGCAAAAAGAGTGCTTAGTGCAGATACAACAGGGCACGATTGGTCGCATATTAAACGCGTCGTCAATACGGCAAAGACGATTGCGAAAGCTGAAGGAGCAGACTTATTTATTTGTGAAGCTGCAGCGCTACTCCATGATGTTATCGATGATAAGATTGTCAAAGATCCTATAGTTGCGTTGAAGGGATTGAAAGAATTTCTAATTTCTATTGAAGTGACTCCTGAACAAGTTGAAGTCATTGAGTCCATCATTACGAGAATGTCGTTTAAGAATCATAAGGAACAACAAGAACTTTCTCTTGAAGGAAAAGTGGTGCAAGACGCTGACCGATTAGATGCCATTGGTGCCATCGGAATTGCCAGAGTGATGTGTTACTCTGGAAGTACAGGAAGACCAATCCACAATCCGGAAATGAAGCCGCGAGAGGAGTTGACGCCTGAAGAGTACAGAAACGGTGAATCTACAGCTATCATGCACTTCTATGAAAAACTATTGAAGTTAAAAGATTTGATGAATACCAAATATGGTAATGAATTGGCAAAAGGGCGGCATGAATTTTTAGAAACGTACTTAGAGCAATTTTATGCTGAATGGGATGGAAAACGATAA
- a CDS encoding Gfo/Idh/MocA family protein, giving the protein MQQKVTKNWVTIGTGVIANELAVALESLNGKLYGVANRTYANAVKFAEKYGIEKVYNEIDEVFTDPAVDIIYISTPHNTHIHYLKKALAAGKHVICEKAITLNSEELEEALQLAKKNNVVLAEAMTLYHMPVYKQLSKAAENLGELRMIQMNFGSYKDYDMTNRFFNRNLAGGALLDIGVYALSCIRYFMSEAPSSMVSQVKLAPTGVDEQAGIVLTNDAGEMATVTMTLHAKQPKRGVIAYDKGYIEIVDYPRAHKATITYTEDGHVETFEDELGLDALAYEVLDMESTINTGVDHMHLEYTVDVMKIMTDLRREWGIKYPEEEEA; this is encoded by the coding sequence ATGCAACAAAAAGTAACAAAGAATTGGGTCACTATCGGAACTGGTGTGATTGCCAATGAACTAGCGGTAGCACTAGAATCATTGAACGGAAAACTATACGGGGTTGCTAACCGCACGTATGCCAATGCTGTGAAATTTGCAGAAAAATATGGCATTGAAAAAGTATATAACGAGATTGATGAGGTATTTACAGATCCGGCAGTGGATATTATTTATATTTCTACTCCGCATAACACGCATATTCACTATCTAAAAAAGGCATTGGCTGCTGGAAAGCATGTGATATGCGAAAAGGCCATTACGTTAAACAGTGAAGAGTTAGAAGAAGCATTGCAACTCGCTAAAAAAAATAATGTTGTTTTGGCTGAAGCGATGACGCTTTACCATATGCCAGTCTATAAACAATTAAGTAAAGCAGCTGAGAATCTTGGGGAACTTCGTATGATTCAAATGAACTTCGGAAGCTATAAAGATTATGATATGACGAATCGATTTTTTAATCGCAATCTTGCAGGAGGCGCATTACTGGATATTGGAGTATACGCCTTGTCTTGCATTCGCTACTTCATGAGCGAGGCGCCAAGTTCAATGGTTTCTCAAGTTAAATTAGCGCCAACAGGTGTGGATGAACAAGCAGGTATCGTGTTGACAAATGATGCAGGAGAAATGGCGACTGTTACGATGACGCTCCACGCTAAACAGCCAAAACGTGGAGTCATTGCCTATGACAAAGGGTATATTGAGATTGTTGATTACCCACGCGCGCATAAAGCAACGATTACGTATACAGAAGATGGACACGTTGAAACCTTTGAAGATGAATTGGGATTGGATGCCTTAGCTTATGAAGTGCTAGATATGGAGTCAACCATTAATACAGGAGTAGACCACATGCATCTTGAATATACGGTCGATGTGATGAAAATCATGACCGATTTGCGCCGTGAATGGGGGATCAAGTATCCAGAGGAAGAGGAAGCATGA
- a CDS encoding alpha/beta hydrolase codes for MTKQRKIMYGVFGVLFAFILLALGLIQMFTYRATPEAQETWNIAAFEQKNNWTHFEVTGEKKGTLLFYTGALVEPQAYAKLADGLAKEEIEVYIISSKLNLPVLDNGTMATIVKEEHLDKVFIGGHSLGGVVSTVEAKQLKEMNKVAGLILLASYPDQSTDISDTQIPVLSITASNDKILKQEKYEDAKSRLPESTLYTKIEGGNHSGFGLYGQQNGDGTATMSAEEQQKQLVQLIKQFIVSH; via the coding sequence ATGACAAAACAAAGAAAAATCATGTACGGAGTTTTTGGAGTCCTGTTTGCATTTATTTTATTAGCACTTGGGCTGATTCAAATGTTTACGTATCGAGCAACACCTGAGGCACAAGAGACATGGAATATCGCCGCATTTGAACAAAAAAATAACTGGACTCATTTCGAAGTAACAGGAGAGAAAAAAGGGACGCTTTTATTTTATACAGGTGCCTTAGTTGAACCGCAGGCTTATGCGAAATTAGCAGACGGGCTTGCTAAAGAAGAAATAGAAGTATACATTATCTCCTCTAAATTGAATTTACCAGTATTAGATAATGGAACAATGGCAACCATTGTAAAAGAAGAGCATTTGGATAAAGTGTTTATTGGGGGACATTCTCTTGGTGGAGTTGTGTCGACAGTTGAAGCGAAACAGCTAAAAGAGATGAATAAAGTCGCCGGATTAATTTTACTAGCAAGTTATCCAGATCAAAGTACGGATATTAGCGACACTCAAATTCCTGTATTATCGATTACGGCTTCGAATGATAAAATATTGAAACAAGAAAAATATGAAGATGCGAAGTCACGTTTGCCAGAGTCTACACTCTATACAAAGATTGAGGGTGGGAATCATAGTGGTTTTGGACTATATGGTCAGCAAAACGGCGATGGTACAGCTACGATGAGTGCCGAAGAACAACAAAAACAATTAGTTCAACTGATTAAGCAATTTATTGTATCTCATTAA
- a CDS encoding VOC family protein produces MYPLYNSQIQLNEVALNVNHLLQETEFYTKGLGLQILSQSDNEVLLGVGTTTLVRLIQTNIDKGVKESYGLYHLAIHLPTREALGDFLRHAVHTSLPLIGASDHGYSEAIYLEDFEGNGIEVYHDKPVSVWDIREDGRIIGVTEEMAGQEIYELGHDTIPYQMPEGTRMGHVHLSAKNSKESMEYLTTLLPVEDKFSVPSGSWIASGDYHHHLAVNQWGGPHLDVRVKNIPGLAYYTVETNDASVFKEILQKATVLATTVEKRGEKEVDITDNHGITVRVTLNN; encoded by the coding sequence ATGTATCCACTATATAATAGCCAAATTCAACTTAACGAAGTAGCTCTAAATGTGAATCATCTATTACAAGAAACTGAATTTTATACAAAAGGGCTTGGCCTCCAAATCTTAAGTCAGTCTGACAACGAAGTATTATTAGGCGTTGGAACAACTACTCTCGTTCGTCTGATTCAAACCAATATCGATAAAGGTGTTAAGGAAAGTTATGGTCTATACCACTTAGCTATTCATCTTCCAACTCGTGAAGCGCTTGGTGACTTCTTAAGACACGCCGTTCATACGTCTCTTCCACTTATTGGGGCATCAGACCATGGTTATAGCGAAGCGATTTATCTTGAAGATTTCGAGGGGAATGGAATTGAAGTATACCACGATAAACCAGTAAGCGTCTGGGATATTCGTGAAGATGGAAGAATTATTGGTGTCACTGAGGAAATGGCTGGCCAAGAAATCTATGAACTCGGTCATGACACTATTCCTTATCAAATGCCCGAAGGAACACGCATGGGACACGTCCATCTATCTGCCAAAAATTCAAAAGAATCAATGGAATACTTAACTACTCTCCTTCCAGTAGAAGATAAATTCTCAGTTCCTTCAGGAAGTTGGATTGCTTCTGGTGATTATCACCATCATCTTGCGGTCAACCAATGGGGAGGACCTCATCTTGATGTTCGCGTCAAAAATATTCCAGGGCTTGCATATTATACGGTTGAAACAAACGACGCTTCAGTGTTTAAAGAGATTCTTCAAAAAGCAACGGTTCTTGCTACTACTGTTGAAAAGCGTGGCGAAAAAGAAGTCGATATTACCGACAACCACGGTATTACAGTTCGCGTTACATTAAATAACTAA
- the typA gene encoding translational GTPase TypA, whose translation MKLRNDIRNIAIIAHVDHGKTTLVDELLKQSDTLDARTELSERAMDSNDIERERGITILAKNTAVQYKGTRINIMDTPGHADFGGEVERIMKMVDGVVLVVDAYEGTMPQTRFVLKKALEQHLTPIVVVNKIDRDAARPEEVVDEVLELFIELGADDDQLEFPVVYASALNGTSSLSDNPADQEKTMDYLFDTIIEHIPAPVDNSDEPLQFQVSLLDYNDYVGRIGIGRVFRGTIKVGDQVTLLKLDGTKKNFRVTKLFGFFGLNRLEINEAKAGDLIAVSGMEDIFVGETVTPVDSHESLPVLHIDEPTLQMTFLTNNSPFAGREGKFVTARKIEERLMRELHTDVSLKVEPTDSPDAWIVSGRGELHLSILIENMRREGYELQVSRPEVIIKEIDGVKCEPFERVQIDTPEEYMGSIIESLSNRKGEMQDMQHNDNGQVRIVFLVPARGLLGYTTEFLSMTRGYGIMNHTFDQYLPYIPTSIGGRRNGALVSTDTGKATTYGIMGVEERGVIFTEPGTEIYEGMIVGEHSRENDLAVNITKAKQQTNIRSATKDQTSVIKTPKKLSLEESLEFLSDDEYCEITPETIRLRKQILNKGEREKANKRKKQAESEN comes from the coding sequence ATGAAATTAAGAAATGATATTCGCAATATTGCTATTATCGCCCACGTTGACCACGGGAAAACTACACTTGTGGATGAATTATTAAAACAATCAGATACATTAGATGCACGAACAGAATTATCAGAACGTGCGATGGACTCAAACGATATCGAACGCGAACGTGGTATTACTATTTTAGCGAAAAATACAGCCGTTCAATATAAAGGAACTCGTATCAATATCATGGATACACCAGGGCACGCGGACTTCGGTGGCGAAGTAGAACGTATCATGAAAATGGTAGACGGTGTAGTTCTTGTAGTGGATGCGTATGAAGGTACAATGCCTCAAACACGTTTCGTATTGAAAAAAGCATTAGAACAACATTTAACACCAATCGTTGTAGTAAACAAAATCGACCGTGACGCTGCTCGTCCAGAAGAAGTAGTTGATGAAGTATTAGAATTATTCATCGAATTAGGAGCAGATGATGATCAATTAGAATTCCCAGTTGTTTATGCTTCAGCATTAAACGGAACTTCAAGTTTATCAGACAACCCAGCTGACCAAGAAAAAACAATGGATTACTTATTCGATACAATTATCGAGCATATCCCAGCTCCAGTGGACAACTCAGATGAACCATTACAATTCCAAGTATCCTTATTAGACTATAATGACTACGTTGGACGTATCGGTATCGGTCGTGTATTCCGTGGAACAATTAAAGTTGGGGACCAAGTAACGTTATTAAAATTAGACGGAACAAAGAAAAACTTCCGTGTTACTAAATTATTTGGTTTCTTCGGATTAAATCGTTTAGAAATCAATGAAGCAAAAGCAGGGGACTTAATCGCTGTATCTGGTATGGAAGATATCTTCGTCGGAGAAACAGTAACTCCAGTAGATTCACATGAAAGCTTACCAGTATTACACATTGACGAACCAACATTACAAATGACATTCTTGACAAACAACTCACCATTTGCGGGTCGAGAAGGGAAATTTGTAACCGCACGTAAGATTGAAGAACGTTTAATGCGTGAATTACACACAGACGTATCACTAAAAGTAGAACCAACTGATTCACCAGATGCATGGATTGTATCAGGTCGTGGAGAATTACACTTATCAATCTTAATCGAAAACATGCGTCGTGAAGGATACGAATTACAAGTATCTCGTCCGGAAGTAATTATTAAAGAAATCGATGGCGTGAAATGTGAACCATTTGAACGTGTACAAATCGATACTCCTGAAGAATACATGGGTTCAATCATCGAATCATTAAGTAACCGTAAAGGTGAAATGCAGGATATGCAACATAATGATAACGGACAAGTTCGTATCGTCTTCTTAGTTCCAGCACGTGGATTATTAGGATATACAACTGAATTCTTATCAATGACACGTGGTTACGGAATTATGAATCACACATTCGATCAATACTTACCATACATTCCAACAAGCATTGGCGGACGTCGTAATGGGGCACTTGTTTCAACAGATACAGGTAAAGCAACGACTTACGGTATTATGGGTGTTGAAGAACGTGGTGTGATTTTCACTGAACCAGGTACTGAAATTTACGAAGGAATGATTGTTGGGGAACACTCTCGTGAAAACGACTTAGCGGTTAACATTACGAAAGCAAAACAACAAACAAATATTCGTTCAGCTACGAAAGACCAAACTTCAGTCATCAAGACGCCTAAGAAATTATCTCTTGAAGAGTCATTAGAATTCTTGTCAGACGATGAGTACTGCGAAATTACTCCAGAAACCATTCGTTTAAGAAAACAAATTCTAAATAAAGGTGAACGTGAAAAAGCCAATAAACGTAAAAAACAAGCTGAATCAGAAAACTAA